In one window of Lampris incognitus isolate fLamInc1 chromosome 3, fLamInc1.hap2, whole genome shotgun sequence DNA:
- the LOC130110226 gene encoding uncharacterized protein LOC130110226 has product MNWDNQLSAILSEADGSVAKIRERLASSGKFSKGREDLFPVREVNHDPDLGLPSLPPPRVPLPQQPISSSSPGVKWGDVAAVQSQLQIQSQAIECLTQKLHDMDRGRQSQQRHIQTLQEEIHRLREESKERERERREQSPGAERMMEQWRREVGRELSSLRGHITRATSLGNFEESFSSKLRREELEQLRREVDQLKTRLKRQEEDMFLQQSEARETRRQYERSCKTLEELTDSYRTHCFDLAKTVSQYTHTQQEVRQISVTVSELKDEVRNLIIREHQPTPVLSPRISALVPGSVSVPAPALAPVPSSHSRRVRVQKVESDSDSEDFSPTPSLAEISSDDLSWLDDKEPALHKKGIPRVRLSTRSRRSDFIDPSSDLEEEDDDGEEEEDNDFLDDDVNPASDLSLNDL; this is encoded by the exons ATGAACTGGGACAACCAGCTGAGCGCCATTCTGTCTGAGGCAGATGGCAGCGTGGCCAAGATCAGG GAGAGATTGGCTTCATCGGGGAAATTCTCCAAAGGAAGAGAAG ATCTGTTTCCAGTGAGAGAGGTGAATCATGATCCAGATTTGGGCCTGCCTTCGCTTCCTCCCCCTCGAGTCCCCCTCCCCCAGCAGCCCATCTCATCCTCTAGTCCTGGTGTGAAATGGGGAGATGTAGCTGCTGTCCAGTCACAACTTCAGATACagagtcag GCAATTGAGTGTCTCACACAGAAACTCCATGAcatggacagggggagacagtcTCAGCAACGCCACATCCAGACTCTACAAG AGGAGATTCATCGGCTACGTGAGGAgtcaaaagagagggagagagagaggagggaacaaAGTCCGGGAGCAGAGAGAATGATGGAGCAATGGCGGAGAGAGGTTGGACGTGAGCTGAGCAGTCTCCGGGGACACATCACCAGAGCCACGTCGCTAGGCAACTTCGAGGAGAG TTTTAGTTCAAAGCTCCGCCGAGAGGAACTTGAGCAACTGCGGAGAGAGGTCGACCAACTGAAAACTCGACTTA agagacaggaggaggacatGTTTCTCCAGCAGTCGGAGGCCAGAGAGACCAGGAGGCAATACGAACGCAGCTGCAAG ACACTGGAAGAGCTCACAGACAGCTACAGAACACATTGCTTTGACCTTGCCAAAACTGTTTCTcagtacactcacacacaacaaGAGGTCCGCCAAATTAG CGTAACTGTGTCAGAGCTGAAAGATGAGGTTAGGAATCTTATCATCAGGGAACACCAACCCACACCAGTGCTGTCGCCACGCATATCTG CATTAGTTCCTGGATCAGTCTCTGTCCCAGCCCCAGCCCTGGCCCCAGTCCCAAGCAGTCACAGCAGACGGGTCAGAGTCCAGAAGGTGGAGTCAGACTCTGACTCGGAGGACTTTAGCCCCACCCCGAGCCTGGCTGAAATCAGTTCAGATGACCTGTCATGGCTGGATGACAAAGAACCAG CACTTCATAAAAAAGGTATCCCAAGGGTACGTCTGAGCACTCGGTCCAGGCGAAGTGACTTTATCGATCCAAGCAGTGatctggaggaggaggatgatgatggtgaggaggaagaggataatgatttccttgatgatGATGTGAATCCAGCATCTGACCTAAGCCTTAATGACCTCTGA
- the mmachc gene encoding cyanocobalamin reductase / alkylcobalamin dealkylase, with the protein MASPTVNVESVTDLLNDCLSKFGFEVYALKTGWYNVVLAPSLRLAHPDDTLAVVVLSTPSMFELAFLPFMENTGCHGVSDPIDQCVKHYINSAISQSFPGQNVDVSYDYEMLPSRKPKFLAQTAAHVSGAAFYYRQSDVNDHPWGKKKMFGVCVHPRFGGWFAIRALLVFRGVTVGSEFVQPTPPDCVPSREDRIQLLESFNLRWQDWSYRNIVAPVQTYSKIQRDYFSTPPAQRFALLKTWGLLQKEDKQEDPQSHIQIQVN; encoded by the exons ATGGCGTCTCCCACGGTCAATGTTGAAAGCGTGACAGACTTGCTAAATGACTGTCTTTCAAAGTTTGGCTTTGAGGTTTACGCACTGAAG ACTGGCTGGTACAATGTGGTGCTGGccccctctctccgtctggcCCACCCAGATGACACTCTGGCTGTAGTGGTGCTCAGCACACCATCCATGTTTGAGCTTGCTTTCTTGCCCTTCATGGAGAATACGGGTTGCCATGGTGTATCTGACCCCATCGACCAGTGTGTTAAGCACTACATAAACTCTGCAATTTCACAG AGTTTCCCAGGACAGAACGTGGATGTGAGTTATGACTATGAGATGTTGCCCAGCAGAAAGCCAAAGTTCCTTGCCCAAACTGCTGCCCATGTGTCAGGTGCAGCCTTCTACTACCGACAGAGTGATGTCAACGACCATCCCTGGGGGAAGAAA AAGATGTTTGGAGTATGCGTGCATCCTAGATTTGGAGGCTGGTTTGCCATCAGAGCTCTCTTGGTGTTTAGAGGTGTGACTGTTGGTTCTGAATTTGTGCAGCCTACTCCTCCTGACTGTGTGCCTTCTAGAGAGGACAGGATACAGCTTTTAGAGAGTTTCAATCTTCGCTGGCAG GACTGGAGCTATAGAAACATCGTTGCCCCAGTCCAGACCTACTCCAAGATACAGAGGGACTATTTCTCCACGCCCCCCGCCCAGCGATTTGCTCTTCTCAAGACCTGGGGCTTACTTCAAAAAGAAGACAAGCAGGAAGATCCTCAATCGCATATACAAATCCAAGTGAATTGA